Proteins encoded in a region of the Teredinibacter purpureus genome:
- the tsaE gene encoding tRNA (adenosine(37)-N6)-threonylcarbamoyltransferase complex ATPase subunit type 1 TsaE produces the protein MSGISISASIIFDASLVDEAATVAVGRLFGAHLRGGAIINLDGVLGAGKTTFCRGILNAFGYSGAVKSPTYTLVEPYEFEDASVFHFDLYRLGDPEELEYMGIRDYFQTHAICLIEWPTRGEGFLPAPDLTATFTPQGEGRALSVCAHTARGIKIVQSMG, from the coding sequence ATGTCTGGTATTTCAATATCTGCGTCGATAATCTTTGACGCTTCTTTGGTCGATGAGGCTGCGACGGTAGCCGTTGGAAGGTTATTCGGCGCGCATCTGCGCGGCGGCGCTATTATCAATTTAGACGGTGTACTTGGTGCGGGTAAAACTACCTTCTGCCGTGGTATTCTCAATGCGTTTGGTTATTCAGGTGCGGTTAAGAGCCCAACTTATACTCTGGTCGAGCCGTATGAATTTGAAGATGCTTCGGTTTTTCATTTTGATTTGTATCGTTTGGGTGACCCTGAAGAATTGGAATACATGGGGATACGGGACTATTTCCAGACGCATGCCATTTGTTTAATCGAGTGGCCGACAAGAGGAGAAGGTTTTTTGCCCGCGCCAGATCTAACGGCCACCTTTACGCCGCAGGGCGAGGGCAGAGCGTTGAGTGTGTGTGCCCACACCGCACGCGGCATAAAAATCGTGCAGAGTATGGGTTAA
- a CDS encoding N-acetylmuramoyl-L-alanine amidase yields MAANIDSVRLWRAPDHTRLVFDLSAAVEHSVFRLKEPDRIVVDIAGSTSKVLSKDIDLSSTPIKQLRFGKHSNNLRVVLDLSTDVKPRTFILAKHGEKPDRLVVDLYDAKTETVKTVEQVVTTYSGRRDIIVAIDAGHGGEDPGALGPKKIYEKDIVYKISQQLERMVNAQPGYKAHMVRSGDYYIPLRERRNKARSVRADVFISIHADAFKNPKAQGASVFALSRRGATSETARFLASKENEADLIGGVGGVDLENIDDTLAGVLVDLSMTASLANSLDVGDRVLKEVGKITRLHKPHVEQAGFAVLKSPDVPSILVETGFISNPGEAKKLNTFAHRKKLATAIFNGVKSYFYETPPAGSFVAWEKNGGSNSVVQHTITRGDTLTALANRYNVSVAKIKTVNNLTGSHIKIGQVLKIPAS; encoded by the coding sequence ATGGCCGCTAATATCGATAGTGTGCGATTGTGGCGAGCGCCGGATCATACGCGATTAGTATTTGACTTAAGCGCAGCGGTAGAACACTCGGTTTTTCGGCTTAAAGAGCCTGACCGAATTGTAGTCGATATTGCAGGTTCTACGAGCAAGGTGTTGTCGAAGGATATCGATCTTTCGTCAACACCCATTAAACAGTTGCGCTTTGGTAAACACAGTAACAACTTGCGGGTTGTCTTGGATCTTAGTACTGACGTTAAGCCGCGTACGTTTATACTGGCGAAACATGGAGAAAAACCTGACCGTTTGGTTGTTGATCTTTATGATGCGAAAACCGAAACGGTTAAAACGGTTGAACAAGTTGTTACTACTTACAGTGGACGACGCGATATTATTGTAGCGATTGACGCCGGGCACGGTGGGGAAGATCCCGGCGCATTGGGCCCTAAAAAAATCTACGAAAAAGACATTGTTTACAAAATCAGCCAGCAGTTAGAGCGCATGGTAAATGCGCAACCCGGCTATAAAGCGCACATGGTGCGTTCTGGGGATTACTACATTCCGCTGCGTGAACGCCGAAATAAAGCGAGGAGTGTGCGAGCGGATGTTTTTATTTCTATTCATGCCGATGCGTTTAAAAACCCTAAGGCGCAAGGGGCATCGGTGTTTGCATTGTCTCGCCGTGGTGCAACCTCTGAAACGGCACGATTCTTAGCATCAAAAGAAAATGAAGCCGACTTAATTGGTGGTGTAGGCGGCGTTGACCTCGAAAACATTGACGATACGTTAGCGGGTGTACTTGTCGATTTATCGATGACAGCTTCGCTAGCTAATAGTTTAGACGTGGGCGATCGCGTATTGAAAGAGGTGGGTAAAATTACGCGATTACACAAACCACATGTAGAGCAGGCTGGTTTTGCTGTGCTTAAGTCCCCTGATGTGCCTTCTATTCTGGTCGAAACGGGTTTTATCTCCAACCCTGGAGAGGCTAAAAAACTCAATACTTTTGCTCATAGAAAAAAGCTCGCTACGGCCATATTTAATGGCGTTAAGTCCTATTTTTATGAAACCCCTCCCGCAGGCTCTTTTGTGGCTTGGGAAAAAAATGGTGGTTCTAATAGCGTTGTACAGCATACGATTACTCGAGGCGACACGCTAACGGCGTTGGCAAATCGGTATAATGTGAGCGTTGCGAAGATCAAAACGGTTAATAATTTGACCGGTTCTCACATTAAAATTGGCCAAGTACTTAAGATACCGGCCTCCTAA
- a CDS encoding bifunctional ADP-dependent NAD(P)H-hydrate dehydratase/NAD(P)H-hydrate epimerase, with the protein MSDFTLPDQLFRAEHVRQLEELAIDVTGIASIQLMKRAGRVAFDALIQRWPNAESVRIVCGSGNNGGDGYVMAALAMRREMDVAVLSLCSPSALTGDAARAYRFAIQEGVRVVEVQDWSSAFLQEHTDIIVDALLGTGLKGELRAEVKAAIDAINGMGVPVVAVDMPSGLNGDTGGTLSAVIAATLTVTFVACKPGLLTGRGPQLCGEVVFDDLGLSKEGSQDALQAAWSTIQADCQRVTIHSTKLLLQARPADAHKGMFGHVLVIGGDTGYGGAVTLTAEACARSGAGLTSVATQPIHVNAILSRVPEAMVTGVASGQALEPLMAFPSVVAVGPGLGQSPWSEQMLQQAVQADLPLVVDADGLNIMAQGRVLPNAYRDNWVLTPHPGEAARLLGCSVEVIQNNRFLAVSELQKRYGGVVVLKGAGTVITDGHQLYLADVGNPGMASGGMGDVLAGVIAALMAQGLTALDAACLAVCVHGDAADLAAEEGGERGLLASDLIPYIRELLN; encoded by the coding sequence ATGAGTGATTTTACACTGCCCGACCAACTTTTTCGCGCTGAACACGTGCGCCAACTAGAAGAACTCGCGATCGATGTTACGGGTATCGCAAGTATTCAACTGATGAAGCGCGCAGGCCGCGTTGCTTTCGATGCGTTAATTCAGCGGTGGCCTAACGCCGAGTCGGTACGAATCGTTTGCGGCAGTGGTAATAATGGCGGCGACGGTTATGTTATGGCTGCGCTGGCAATGCGTAGGGAAATGGATGTAGCGGTTTTATCGCTATGCTCTCCTTCGGCCCTAACAGGGGATGCGGCTCGGGCTTATCGGTTCGCAATACAAGAAGGTGTGAGGGTTGTCGAGGTGCAAGACTGGTCGAGCGCTTTCTTACAGGAACACACCGATATCATTGTTGATGCACTCCTTGGCACAGGCTTAAAGGGAGAGCTTCGAGCAGAGGTTAAGGCGGCAATAGACGCTATTAATGGGATGGGGGTACCGGTTGTAGCTGTTGATATGCCATCGGGCCTAAACGGCGATACCGGTGGCACTTTGAGCGCTGTGATTGCGGCGACTTTAACGGTTACGTTTGTGGCCTGTAAGCCGGGTCTGCTAACGGGCCGGGGGCCTCAGTTGTGCGGGGAGGTGGTTTTTGATGATTTGGGCCTCAGCAAAGAAGGCAGCCAAGATGCGTTACAGGCCGCATGGTCTACCATTCAGGCCGACTGCCAAAGGGTGACTATCCACTCGACTAAGCTTCTACTGCAGGCTAGACCTGCCGATGCCCATAAAGGAATGTTTGGCCACGTGCTTGTGATTGGTGGCGACACGGGGTACGGCGGTGCTGTGACTCTCACGGCAGAAGCCTGTGCGCGTTCTGGAGCGGGGTTAACCAGTGTTGCGACACAACCAATCCATGTGAACGCTATTTTATCGCGCGTACCAGAAGCGATGGTTACCGGTGTTGCATCGGGTCAGGCATTGGAGCCGTTAATGGCTTTCCCTAGTGTTGTGGCGGTAGGGCCGGGGTTGGGGCAGTCACCATGGTCTGAACAAATGTTGCAGCAAGCCGTGCAGGCAGATTTACCTCTAGTTGTTGACGCAGACGGCTTGAATATTATGGCGCAAGGGCGAGTGTTGCCGAACGCGTATCGCGATAATTGGGTGCTAACGCCTCACCCTGGTGAAGCCGCCAGATTGCTTGGTTGTAGTGTTGAGGTAATACAGAATAATCGATTTTTAGCTGTGAGTGAGCTGCAAAAACGTTACGGGGGGGTTGTAGTATTAAAAGGAGCCGGTACGGTAATAACCGATGGCCACCAGCTTTATCTTGCGGATGTGGGAAACCCCGGTATGGCATCGGGTGGGATGGGCGACGTTTTAGCCGGCGTTATAGCGGCGTTAATGGCTCAGGGGCTTACGGCTCTCGACGCGGCTTGCCTTGCCGTTTGTGTGCATGGTGACGCAGCCGATTTAGCGGCCGAAGAGGGTGGTGAAAGAGGTTTGTTGGCGTCGGATTTAATCCCCTATATTCGAGAGTTATTAAATTAA